A genomic segment from uncultured Desulfuromonas sp. encodes:
- a CDS encoding ATP-binding protein, which translates to MNLKPEMIDQLERVLSSVEQLLPKPVRSVDWANCPAANWRRHSFSGFLEPVKVTDTTRLEELLGVEEQKEILVNNTRQFIAGLPANNALLWGSRGTGKSSLVKALLNEFSAKGLRVIQVEKEDLIYLSEIFAAVENEPYRFILLCDDLTFEVGELSYKMLKSALDGSVYSAPENVLIYVTSNRRHLLPEYEGDHLGGKYVKGELQQSEAMEEKVSLSDRFGLWIAFHVFTQDRYLDAVRLCVERFGRERHIDIPWSKSLEMDAIQWSHDKSKRCGRTAFQFAKNWVGRYLLQQQQSAQ; encoded by the coding sequence ATGAATTTGAAACCTGAAATGATTGATCAACTCGAACGGGTCCTCAGCTCAGTTGAACAACTTCTCCCCAAACCGGTCCGCTCTGTTGATTGGGCCAATTGTCCCGCTGCCAACTGGCGTCGCCACTCGTTTTCCGGTTTCCTCGAACCGGTTAAGGTGACGGATACCACTCGGCTGGAGGAGTTGCTGGGTGTTGAAGAGCAAAAAGAGATCCTGGTGAATAACACCCGTCAGTTTATTGCCGGTCTTCCTGCGAATAATGCTCTGTTGTGGGGATCCCGCGGTACCGGTAAATCTTCACTGGTAAAAGCTCTTCTCAACGAATTCTCCGCCAAAGGCCTGCGTGTTATTCAGGTCGAGAAGGAAGACTTGATCTATTTGTCAGAGATTTTCGCAGCCGTTGAAAATGAGCCGTACCGCTTTATCCTGTTGTGCGATGACCTGACTTTTGAGGTTGGTGAATTGAGTTACAAAATGCTCAAAAGTGCTTTGGATGGCTCAGTGTATTCCGCCCCGGAGAATGTGTTGATCTATGTCACTTCCAACCGTCGGCACCTGTTGCCTGAATATGAAGGCGACCACCTCGGTGGCAAATATGTCAAAGGGGAGTTGCAGCAAAGTGAAGCGATGGAAGAGAAGGTTTCCTTGTCGGATCGCTTCGGTCTGTGGATTGCGTTCCATGTTTTTACTCAGGATCGTTATCTCGATGCGGTACGTTTATGCGTGGAGCGCTTTGGTCGCGAGCGCCATATTGATATCCCGTGGAGTAAGTCTCTCGAAATGGACGCCATCCAATGGTCGCATGATAAGAGTAAGCGTTGCGGCCGCACTGCGTTCCAGTTTGCTAAAAACTGGGTAGGGCGCTATCTGCTCCAGCAACAGCAAAGTGCTCAATAA